The sequence below is a genomic window from Coffea arabica cultivar ET-39 chromosome 8e, Coffea Arabica ET-39 HiFi, whole genome shotgun sequence.
TAGTTTCGCTTTTAACTGCCTCGACCACAAACTCAATCTCCAATAATGATAGTGCAAGAATGTCAATAACTTttagttatttatttgtttactttGTATATACTTTATCTCCCTTCGTTTGATtataatatttttcatttttggtgtGCACATTGGGAGAGAGTTTGGGAGGTTGAGGTAGAGTGAGGAACAGAGGAAAGATCATATCTTGATGTATGAATGCAGACAAGTATTATTTCAAGCAACCATCAAAATGCTTCACAAGGGTTAAGAGTTAAATATTCTTTCTCCAGATCGAATAAATGGTCTGACTGCAATAACATGTATGTTTAGCTCATCTTATATTTatccaaaaacaaaattatgCTCCCGAAAGTAGAGAATGTCAGTTGTCATTCCTGTAAAAAGCACATAGGAAGATTGTTAGGAATGCTTTTGAACTTCTACATCTCTACGTTTGAACAGAATCAAACAAATTATCAGAGTATTGCTATTGGGCATCATTCTATTCATTTGGCCCATGGGCCGACACTTTGCTTCCAACTTAACTGACTCAAGGACCAACAGCAGAGCGTGCTAGCCTATTACGTTTTTCAGCCTCATGCTGCAGTCTAACGGCTCCCTAGCAGGTTGGGGCAAAAAACTCCAAACCTCTCTCTAAAAACAAGGTAAGATTTAAAGCTTTTCTTTGCTGGAAAGTAATAACCCCAATGGGCTGTGGcttttttttatacaatttaCAAAACACGACTTATTGGAAAGGAACTGATGCACCACAACCTCATACTCCCTGGGTAAGAGTCCCCTGGGTTTATAAGAGATAAACCAACATTTATCGAATTTGCAAAAGAGAGTTATAGCAGTCAAACCTAATGTATCCATGAATATAAGGTTATTGTGCAGCTTTCAATAGGAAGTCTGACCCACCTCTTTTATTCTGCATCCTAGCTGGAGGAAGCGTTCCCGCTCCTGGTTTTCTATTGTTTATTGATATAAGTGGAAGGCTTTCCTTCCCTAGCATAATGAATACCTATTCTCATTAACAGCAGTTGAAGTCATGTGTGGTAACTATACCAAACCATCTTAGGGATGTATTTGTTGATAGGCTAGTCTTAGACTGGTTTTAAGGAAAGGTTTTGTTTTTGCCTTAAGAGTGCAACTGAAAGACCGCCACTCCCAGTTATTAATTCACTAATGGTGCAGTTGCTGTCACATAGCCATCCACAGCAGGTAACAAGGCAGCACCTTATTAGGATCAGACCTTTCACTATAGATGCTAGCAACTCTATGAGATAGGAAGGATGAAGAGTAACATTAGTATCATGCCCAAAAATAGCAAATGGAAATGCCTTTCTCTAATGCTCCTTCATCTGCGAATTAATTTCAAATAAACAGCCTAATTTTCCATGTGACTATATTTGTACCTTTGCTACTTCCAGTTTCAAAAGAAACCATCTGACACCACAGTTAACCAAATCCAAGAACCTTTGTTCTATCCCAAATTTGGTGGAAGGACTTGATATCATAGTTATGCAAGTTGTTATTTATCATCTTTTAGTGCAAGTCATCTGTGACTACTTAAGCAGTATTTAGAGTTCATTTGCATATAGGATGTGAAAATCACAAACTCCAGTGTTTCAGCAGCCACTGATTGAACGATGACTAACCAGTGCTAATATTGCAATGGAAGCTCAATAAAATATATAGTAACTAAAAAAGATTTAAAACAGGTCAAGAATCCAAGTCCAAACTGCTTAAGAAAGGAGTAGAAGTCAGCAAGACCTAAATGAAGAATAGTCGGCTCTGGATAATTCCATCAATTGTGAAACAGAAAGCAAGGGCTGGAGggaggagggagggagggaaaCACAACCACATGCATGTATGACACGATTTCAAGCACAAGCAGaaataagcaataaacaaaATCTTCAAGATAACATATTTCCAAGTAAAAGAAGTACCTGCAACTTGCAATCAGTTCCCAATTTATGCAGGGTGGAGTTACACACAGCCCTTGAACGCTGAGCAGATAATTGTCCTTCATGTTTTTTGGGATGTTTTAGAAAGAGGTAGCAACTCATAACATATTTTAGCACTGAATCTCCGAGCAACTCTAAGCGTTCCATGGAAAGGCTTTCATTACATTTTACAGTTGTAAGAGCCTCCAGAATCTGATTACGAAAAGAAACATCAATAAAATCAGGAATTAATAGCATTTTAGAGGACAATTTTTGCCCAATGTAACAGCAACACATACCAACGAGCTTGCTATATGTATGTTTTGAGAATTCAGGGCAATCTCTTCTCGGAGCTGGCTTGCCAACATCAGAGACTCCAGTCGGTACATTATGGAAGGTAGCAAATAAAATGATCTTAAGACATCATGTGAGACATCAATGCTGGCTAGAAGTTCTGGTGGCATGTGAGCATAGCATCGTGGCTTTTCAACAGCCATCCTACTGTCACCATGCAATTTCTTTCCACGTGAAGTGCCTGCTTATCCAGAAGATACTGTGAAATTGACTTCGACAAGGCACATCTATATGCCAAAATCAACTAAAACTTTGTTTACTAGTTCTCTGGAACTAGGAATTACCTTCATAAAACCAGTAAACGAACTCTATTTTCCAACCCAACACAATTTAAGCGGACTACGTAAATGTTGTTTGGAATTTTGACGGGTCAGTCATCATGGCAGATATCCATTTAAATATTAACAATTACAGAATGATCAAATTATTCAACAGAAACTGTGACTTTTGGCTCAATAGAATGCGAATTAGAAAATGTGGAGTAGCTCTCAGGCATGCATGCAAGGAACTAATTATTTAGGACTTCTTAGAAATACATGAGAGTAACTGCAGATGGTTTCAGATTTAGATTGAAACTGAACCAGCTTCATCTTCAACTGCTCAAAACTTCTCCTGTGAGAACTTCTCCTGTGAGATGAAACCAACAGAACTAtgatttcttcctttttttttcaagcaaAATTTCTCCTGTGAGATTTGTCAATCAAGTATAGAAATAATATTGTAGAATTAAGTAAATATCCAAAAGTTTGTGTTTCAGTCTGGTTTAAGTATAAGAAGATAACATTATCAACATGGATTGTTTCTTGAAGGAGAATCTAGAGCCCTATATGGTCATATTCTCCATTCTGCACAAGCATTAGACCACATCGGATGCAATTGCAAAGGTAAAAGCACCacaaataagaaaattaagtGAAAAATTAAATTCCATTCGTGTCTCATCTTCACAGAATGGTCCACACTGGTAAACAGTTAGACCTAAAGAAAACTCACTTAAGTACAAAGCTCAcacgaagagagagagagagagagagagagagtggcaTTTAAGCTCCAAATTTTCACTTATATAAAGCAGTAAATGGCACAGGCAGGTTCAGCAAGTTCTTTCCCcccataagaaaaaaaaaagaaccaacaaaaaatctagaaaaaggAACTTTAGTCCATGTCATAAGTGCATATACGAACTAGCATCAAGGAGATACATGAAATTTGCAAAAATCAAAAGTTCTGAACCTCAAGCACTTTGAGAATTAAGTGCTTAGTAAAGCAGATTACGTTCTCaatgattttccttttcctttactATAAATTCCAGGTTTATCAAGATAGATAGTGTAAGTATGAAAATCTCTCCAAGCAAGacgaaaagaattaaaaaaagaaaaaagaaatgcaagagGCGATGTACCTTCATTTCTAAAATCCACCAGAAGGTTGTGTGAACTATGACTTTGCTTTAGCAGCACCAAAGGCTGCTGAGGATGCACTAAAACAATTCCATACCTGAACAGGAGTAAAAATTGCAATACAATAAGTTTTCCTAGTCTTTTATccaggaggggggggggggggcggggcAAAAATATGACGATGGCGTAAGGAGGATAGAGAGATCAAAAATTTGACAGGAATTACTTTTTATTGAAATAATCAGCATACGATGAATAACTTGATGGTTCAGCATCAGAATTGGCATCAAAAGGGCTTTCTGCTGATGTATTATCGACTGCTGCCATAATAGAATAAATTCTGCCAGTATGGATGGCCACAACTACCATATCCTTCAGATTATTTAAGGAAATTGATGTATTTGCCAGATGGATGATATTTGTGCTTTCTGCATCACTTCCATCAGGATCAGGTCTATGAACTAACATGTTTTTCCTGTTGCTTTCAGACCGTTCAGCACTTATCCAAGCATGCTTCTTGAAAAATTCCACCACTGAAACACAAGATTCAATTCCTCCCCAATTTATTCTCCAGGGCTCAGAGCAATTGATTAACAACTCTACGGGTAAAAGCAAATACATGTTTGATGGGTCCCACAATGTTTCCTGTGCCTGAAAGAGGAACTTCCTTTCTCCAGACAATTTGATAAACAATTTACCAAATAACccattgaaaaataattcttgGAAGCATTTTGCTTTTGCCACCTGATCACAGTAAAATGACTTTTAGCATTTAGCTACAGAAGAGAAAAAGGCTTGTTATTTTGCCAAAAAATCCTGATTCAGTGAAGGAGAGTTCAACCTGTTCTGCGTCAAGATGAATTTGGCCACATGCAGAAACAGTAGATTTGACAAACTTTGAGATTAGATACAGGTCCACTTCAGTTTTTCCTACATCATCATCTAGCTTTGACTCGAGCAAAAGAACAAAGCTGGAATAAAGTTGCTCAGTTTTACAAGAAAAGTCTATCTTATATACGTAAAAAACAAATCCATCAAGCTTGTCTCCCCAAGTCCCAGACAGCGCACGAATGCAGGTGGTTCCATGCAATTCTTTCCTCTTTGTTGTTCCTAAAAGCAAAATAGACGGATATACCTTCATAACTTTGAGAGGTAAAAGACCATGTTGAGCAGGCACTACTCGATAAAAGACTAAGCTAAGTGCACAAGTAGAAATCTTAGAAAGTGGAGTATGATTCAGGACAGTTTATTCAATCAAATACAGTAAGCCATCCATAGTTAATCGGAGAGAAATTCTCATCTGACAAGTAAAGATAAGGGTGAAGCATGACTTAAGTCCCATTAAAAAATGATAGTAGTTCAGTGCATCTTTATTACTTGTAGTTTTTACCCACCATGGAAAATGTTTTCGGAATTCAATTCATGTGTCAGTAGTTTATTCATTGTGACTTCTAAGCATTGCAGGGCTTGTATGTTTATGGGTATCTAAATCCCTATTTTTCCACACTTCCACATATAAACAAAACCCCtatgtttttcccttttttatttGACGAACATTGTCTTTGATGATGACAGATCAAAATTATGGGGAAGGGAAAATTTTGCATCTTAAATAAGATTACAAACAGAGAGTGCAACCATGGAAGAATTATTATTAAGGAGCAAAAGGCACTATTATACTAAACATTCAGTTAAGGTACATAAGTAATATACCTGCACCTGATGCTAATGCTTTACAATTTGGGTGGGAACTACTTTGGGAAGGCTTTTCACTGATAGGAAGAAGATGATCACTGAGAGCCCCCATCTGATGCAGCTTTTTACATGCTTCCAAGCACACAAGCTGTTTGGACAAAAGAGTATTCCTACAAAGAGGGCCAGTCATAGTTTGAAATGCTGCATTTGGAGGTAAAGTCAATTGACATTGATATGACTGTCCAACCAGTAAGTACTGATACATTGGCTTTGGAATGAAGTACCTGCCAAAAAGCATCACTAGTGATCCAAGTAAGATACAAAAAGTTACATCAAGAAACCATCCCCTAATCACAGAGTTTTCTCGTCTGTATAGATTTGATAATATCAAGTATACATACTTGTCTCCTGGGAGTTTGTCGCAATATCTCTGTAAGAGGCTAACACTTGAATCTGCAGCAACTGATGCTCCAGTTGCCTCCACCACATATGTATTTTTTTCCTTCATAAGATATGTATCTTTTTCCTTCATAAGACAAGATTTTTTAACACAAGCATCAGGATCTCTGCTTACCGCCGTATTATTCATTGAGAATTCACTCCTAATGAGGTTAAACAAGTCATCCATTTGTCTGATGTTCCCCCTGCAATTTAAAAGAGTCAAACTACACTGAATGGACTAAAGCAATTCAGTCTCAGCAACAGTGctattttttgcaaaatcttgaaATCTGGAGGCGAGAGAGAAAATTGTCTTCACCTCTCAAGCATGACAATAAATTGAGAGCCCAATTGACAAGCTCGTCCACGTGACTGGACATAACTGTGAACTGTTTTTGGTAGATCAAAGCGCACAACAAACTTACAGTCAGGTACATGGATTCCCTCCTCAATGACATCAGTTGAGAATAATAGATTGACCTATTAAAGAATGTCCTACTCATCAGTAATCAATACCACAATTGCAATAATTTCATCTAAACTCATAAACAGTTTTTTTGGTGACCTCCCCAACTCTGAATGATTCAAGGGTTTCTTTCTGAGCTTTTGGTGCCAATGCATCAACTAATGAGTTATTTCCCGTCATGTATGCAACCCCAAAATGAGACAAGCATGCAGTTCTCTTAATGAGTTGCTCAAGTACTTTTGCTGTTATAGTTctttcaacaaaaatgagacaCGACACTTTAGTATCTTTCCTGCGATTGGAGAAAAAGGAGgttataaaacagaaaatgatGCAGAAAGGACTAATAAAGAGAAATATAAATGCTGAAAcatattttcaaatttcagtaaTGGAATCAGAGTATTACCCAAATGATCTGAATATCTCCAAAAGCTCACATACTTTTGAAGAGATATAGCCTCTACATATAGTAGCTGAAGAATTATATCCAACACCTAGAAGCTTCTCGTGATCTAAGGACACATGAAAGAAATTGTCACATCAAAAACTAAAGTGGAGCAGAAAATGTATACTCCTATCTGCTTTTCGGACTACTCTAGCATAATaacaagaaacaacaaaaacgAGTCGCCAAAGTAAAGACTGTCAAAACGCAAGACACTAGATAGAGTTTGACTGCGTACAGAGTTGATAAGAAACAAGAAGGAAGGTTTTAAGTCTTTCAGAGAAAATTAGGCAAGTAACTAGAAATGGTTAACTGGTTATACAAAAACTTCAAAACTGGCCATATTCACATAATTAAAGACCACAAAGGCATTAGTATGTCAAAACATTACAATAATATAAGACATAGATTATTGTAAACCACTTAGAAAAGATAAGCTCATTGAGAAGACATCCATCTTTTTGCAAGCATAGTTTATTGCATTACTGCACAGGCTAAAGAAATAACGGGCCCATGAATAAGAACTTCACTACAAGATTGAAAAAGTTGCTTCTTATCTCTTGTTAAATTCCTCTTGAAGATCAGCTTACAACAGTATGCTCCCAAGGGGCTCAAGAATCTTGCATAAAATCAAATTCATAAGTGCTTCTTACAGGTAAACAAACAACTAATGAAAAGATACAGCAAAACTCAAAGAATCCTGGAGACATGTACATAAGAGGGAATGGGAGGATAAATTGAAAGGAGGAAAGAGAAAATGCATTCAGTCCTCCTCTCATATCAGAACCATAAAAACTGCTCTCCACCACATATCctactttaattatatttagAGTTTGATCACAATTCCTAAGCACTAAAAGTTTTTCTGAAGAAGGTATATCCTTCCTCAACATCTGAGCACCCACCATCCACCCCAAAGATGCAAGTATCAATCACTAAGATCAGGAACACACTGCTTAAAGGAGATAAATTCTTACACCTATACCGTGTCATGGAAAATACTACCTGCAATCCATGATGAAGAGGCTAACTAAATAATGACCCCAAAAAGGCAAGCAGGCAGTAAAATCAAGATTTCCTCCATATGTATATATCCAATAAAGTCAAAACATACCTTGAGGCAATGATTTCAGAATTGTTGATAGTACTTCCTCAAGAAAATAGTTATACTGCAGTGAAGCTTTCTCAGATGAGAAAGCTTCACACTCTTCCTTAACATTAGAGGCAGCCTCTATACAGATTTTAATAGCCTGCACAAGAAGGAACTTGAGTTCTAAAACCATAATCAAGTTTGCAGTCATGTATAAAGCTAGAGCAAATAAGAAACTTGGTGCAGTAAAACAatcaaagatgaagaagaaatggtagCTCTTGATTTGATACATGCAAATAATACGGAATAAGTACACCAAACAAAATATCTCAAACAAAAGCAAACAAAACCTAAGTCACAAACTGAAATACTCACATAACTGAACTTGCATGATCATTATCCTACCTAACTTAACTACTGACTTAAAACTGCAAATGACGTTCACAAAGTTGCCAAATCTATAGATACTTCATACTTTTCATACATTATACCAAATTGTATCCTTGTACGGACCTGCTTACCTCATATGCACATATAAGGCCAAGATTGTCGAGGCACCACAAAATAGTTGCATAATCACTCGACAACCTCTTTTGAAACATCACGGCTTTATCATTAATGTCTTTGTACTGGCATGGGAGGGAGCATTGCAAATCAAGCAAAGCAGCATCAAACTGTCCAATGtaaggagaaagaaagaaagggtaAGAACAGCAAAACGTCAGgcaggttagaaaataatactgCCATTTGTTCATGTAGAATGAGTTGCACATTCATGCAGCCAATTCCATTTTAATATTGTACATATGAATATAACCAACATTGAACCAACAACTTGCATCCATTTCTTTCTGGATTTTTGAACTAGGGACACAATGGGAACCATCTATACCTTTTCAGCACTTTAATAACTGCTACATAAGACAATACTAACCATCCAAGTTAAATACACTGAATACtcaccaaaacaaaagaaatgggcCAAATGATGTTGCCTTATTTTCAATCAAATACAAACATGTTAGCATTTGTGTTGATGGCCCCATAACATATACTTTGGCTAGTGAGTAATAGAGTTGCTATCAGATTTAAACCAAGGTTCTGTTGCATTACCTTTCTCTGCTTCCTGTTAATGACCACTTTGGAATTCTTatatttccttctttttttttttggtcaccCAAAGAAAGGATCAGAAACTAACAACCTTAACCTGCCTCAAGGACTCACAATGAATACTGTACGCTTCTCAGTACTTGAGAATGCCCTTAACAAACACTCAAGTCTTAGAGATGCTAAAGTAGAAAAAGTTAAACCAGACAATCTCCGAGCAGGATGTAGGGTGAGAGGTGAAATTATTTGCATCTCCCCATACAGCGCCAACTAGTTGTGCAGAAGGAGAGAATAAGACAGGCAGGGGTGTATTCTTCTAGATGCATCTGCACATTTATTTATCTCCATATGCAATGTTCGTTATGTACATATTATGCAGATGGTATCACCTTCTCTCGTAGATGCTCAATTTCTGCCTCCAATGTTTCCAATTCCAAATTTGATGATGGAGGGTCATAAAATCTACGAACATCTTTTGCAGAAGGGACAGATTCCTCCAACTCTGCCCTGTTCTCTGTTGCATAAATCTGCATAGACATTACATTTGTTAACCAACCAAGTATCCTGGACAGGATAAATACTATCTTCCAATGACATTGAAATATTACCTGGGAATCCAAAAGACTTTCAAGTTCTGATATTCGCCGCCCAGAGACTATGGTGGATGTTACACCTGGTGTCATGAAGCACATAAACTCATGCAATAGCAAAAATTACAATAGACAAAACAAGTGAAAACCTTGATCAAAATAGTTACCAAAACAAGTAACAGATAACGAAGCAAGAcaactagaaaaagaaagacaTTTTATCTAGTCAAAACGGTCACAGCTAAGAGACTGAGTGCACCAGAAATATTGAAACAAAGGCTCAAGTTCCTTGTTGAGTTGGAAGAACAAGTCAGAAGATCAACTATTGTTCATTTGGGAAACACTCATGCTACTTGCTTGATCTAGAGAGGAAACTATTTTCAATGgaacaagaataaaaaaaacaGTGTCAGCTAAGTTAGTATATCAGCATAGCTATTTAAGCAAAAGGCTAAATGGATAAGAGAATAGACTTAAAATATATTTTCCTAAAATGCTAAAATTGCCATCATCTTTAAAATTAAATCTGTTAGGATAACACTAGTACTTGATAACCCAATTAAATAACCAAAGTTTTATTTGTTTCCTGTAGTTGGGGAAAAAAGGGCTTTCTAacgttgaaaaaaaaaatcaaaaaatcctTTGACACAGAGATTATGTAGATGGAGAAATTCGCAGAAAGAATTTCACACTCATGTAAAGAACAGAAAGACTGTTGATCATGGGCCCAAACGAGAGGAAAACACTACTACAAATACTTGCAAATCTAAGGTTAAATCATGAAGTTTAGAAGTTCTAGAACTTATAATGTGAAGCACTAGATATTAGCACATTTTTGCCACAAAGAGAACAACAGAATGACCCATAACCAAGTATCAAGCATCCATATACATAGGCCATCAATAGCAAAAGTCTAGAATTCTAGAATTTTGTACCCTTGAATCAATAGACAAAATTGTGCAGATAAATTGTCTGAAATACATGAAGAACTACATGTTAGCACTCTTCCAAGACAAGATGAACCATATTCAGCAAATGCAATCTTCATCATATGGCAATCAAAAAatatagattaaaaaaaatctatttcAGCTCcacaaatggaaaaaaattattagcaaatgtaagaaagaaaatgagcaaCTACCTTTCCTAATTACTGGTGATGCAGTCATACCAAAGATCTTTGGCTTGTTTCTAAATTTATCATGGTAGAAGTCCTTCATAAGGAAAAATTGGAGAAATCAGATTGTTAATTCAAAAGAtttattcaagaaaatgcagatgAATATACTTTATTTTGAAAACTATTTTGGGAGAGGAGAGTGTAAGGAAGAGCAGGAGGCGAAGATGCGGTGCACACCTGGTAGAGTCTGAATACGAGAACT
It includes:
- the LOC113703200 gene encoding endoribonuclease Dicer homolog 3-like isoform X1 yields the protein MGSSQNVKNPLKRSFESMNSMARITSEAMDVVKNQSLMPTSYQVEIFEVAKRRNTIAVLDSGAGKTMIAVMMIKELGQSLRLNGEKKLIIFLAPSVHLVHQQYEVIKCHTELEVEELFGAKGVDDWHKETWEKAINAHDVMVMTPQILLDALRKAFMSLDVVCLMILDECHHATGNHPYTKIMKDFYHDKFRNKPKIFGMTASPVIRKGVTSTIVSGRRISELESLLDSQIYATENRAELEESVPSAKDVRRFYDPPSSNLELETLEAEIEHLREKFDAALLDLQCSLPCQYKDINDKAVMFQKRLSSDYATILWCLDNLGLICAYEAIKICIEAASNVKEECEAFSSEKASLQYNYFLEEVLSTILKSLPQDHEKLLGVGYNSSATICRGYISSKVCELLEIFRSFGKDTKVSCLIFVERTITAKVLEQLIKRTACLSHFGVAYMTGNNSLVDALAPKAQKETLESFRVGEVNLLFSTDVIEEGIHVPDCKFVVRFDLPKTVHSYVQSRGRACQLGSQFIVMLERGNIRQMDDLFNLIRSEFSMNNTAVSRDPDACVKKSCLMKEKDTYLMKEKNTYVVEATGASVAADSSVSLLQRYCDKLPGDKYFIPKPMYQYLLVGQSYQCQLTLPPNAAFQTMTGPLCRNTLLSKQLVCLEACKKLHQMGALSDHLLPISEKPSQSSSHPNCKALASGAGTTKRKELHGTTCIRALSGTWGDKLDGFVFYVYKIDFSCKTEQLYSSFVLLLESKLDDDVGKTEVDLYLISKFVKSTVSACGQIHLDAEQVAKAKCFQELFFNGLFGKLFIKLSGERKFLFQAQETLWDPSNMYLLLPVELLINCSEPWRINWGGIESCVSVVEFFKKHAWISAERSESNRKNMLVHRPDPDGSDAESTNIIHLANTSISLNNLKDMVVVAIHTGRIYSIMAAVDNTSAESPFDANSDAEPSSYSSYADYFNKKYGIVLVHPQQPLVLLKQSHSSHNLLVDFRNEGTSRGKKLHGDSRMAVEKPRCYAHMPPELLASIDVSHDVLRSFYLLPSIMYRLESLMLASQLREEIALNSQNIHIASSLILEALTTVKCNESLSMERLELLGDSVLKYVMSCYLFLKHPKKHEGQLSAQRSRAVCNSTLHKLGTDCKLQNYIRDSPFEPRRWTAPGQHSIWPNHCEHGVDTIEVPLDGKFITEDTKVVVGKCCDRGHRWIGSKTISDCVEALIGAYYVGGGLGAAIGLMKWLRIDAELEPALVGEAIKVASLHSYDPKAKDIGILEMKLGYEFRVKGLLLEAITHATEQEQDASFCYQRLEFLGDSVLDILITWHLYQNHSDIDPGELTDLRSASVNNDSFALAAVRQKLHLHLQHCSGFLEDQISAYAKSVSDPCNSTKSLQVTKAPKVLGDLVESIAGAILIDTKLNLDEVWRIFKPLLSPIVTPDKLELPPLRELIEWCDSVGYFLKQICTTKGDLVKAELILQLEDNQLVKEGCGPNRKIAKGQAALLLLKDLEERGILSKRPKEEKDDVSCTSLPSSDGICCLKNEGTDLKFNKKQKIIQVNPGPESGDPQGFDSDRLNIPVLPPIDMKKGGPRSSLFALCKRLQWPMPTFHTTERKSRSQMVIGEGSEQRTGFNSFESDITLIIPNSATIVVKGDQRADKKSSFDSAALTMLYELQQQKRIVIRAQ
- the LOC113703200 gene encoding endoribonuclease Dicer homolog 3-like isoform X3 — its product is MGSSQNVKNPLKRSFESMNSMARITSEAMDVVKNQSLMPTSYQVEIFEVAKRRNTIAVLDSGAGKTMIAVMMIKELGQSLRLNGEKKLIIFLAPSVHLVHQQYEVIKCHTELEVEELFGAKGVDDWHKETWEKAINAHDVMVMTPQILLDALRKAFMSLDVVCLMILDECHHATGNHPYTKIMKDFYHDKFRNKPKIFGMTASPVIRKGVTSTIVSGRRISELESLLDSQIYATENRAELEESVPSAKDVRRFYDPPSSNLELETLEAEIEHLREKFDAALLDLQCSLPCQYKDINDKAVMFQKRLSSDYATILWCLDNLGLICAYEAIKICIEAASNVKEECEAFSSEKASLQYNYFLEEVLSTILKSLPQDHEKLLGVGYNSSATICRGYISSKVCELLEIFRSFGKDTKVSCLIFVERTITAKVLEQLIKRTACLSHFGVAYMTGNNSLVDALAPKAQKETLESFRVGEVNLLFSTDVIEEGIHVPDCKFVVRFDLPKTVHSYVQSRGRACQLGSQFIVMLERGNIRQMDDLFNLIRSEFSMNNTAVSRDPDACVKKSCLMKEKDTYLMKEKNTYVVEATGASVAADSSVSLLQRYCDKLPGDKNTLLSKQLVCLEACKKLHQMGALSDHLLPISEKPSQSSSHPNCKALASGAGTTKRKELHGTTCIRALSGTWGDKLDGFVFYVYKIDFSCKTEQLYSSFVLLLESKLDDDVGKTEVDLYLISKFVKSTVSACGQIHLDAEQVAKAKCFQELFFNGLFGKLFIKLSGERKFLFQAQETLWDPSNMYLLLPVELLINCSEPWRINWGGIESCVSVVEFFKKHAWISAERSESNRKNMLVHRPDPDGSDAESTNIIHLANTSISLNNLKDMVVVAIHTGRIYSIMAAVDNTSAESPFDANSDAEPSSYSSYADYFNKKYGIVLVHPQQPLVLLKQSHSSHNLLVDFRNEGTSRGKKLHGDSRMAVEKPRCYAHMPPELLASIDVSHDVLRSFYLLPSIMYRLESLMLASQLREEIALNSQNIHIASSLILEALTTVKCNESLSMERLELLGDSVLKYVMSCYLFLKHPKKHEGQLSAQRSRAVCNSTLHKLGTDCKLQNYIRDSPFEPRRWTAPGQHSIWPNHCEHGVDTIEVPLDGKFITEDTKVVVGKCCDRGHRWIGSKTISDCVEALIGAYYVGGGLGAAIGLMKWLRIDAELEPALVGEAIKVASLHSYDPKAKDIGILEMKLGYEFRVKGLLLEAITHATEQEQDASFCYQRLEFLGDSVLDILITWHLYQNHSDIDPGELTDLRSASVNNDSFALAAVRQKLHLHLQHCSGFLEDQISAYAKSVSDPCNSTKSLQVTKAPKVLGDLVESIAGAILIDTKLNLDEVWRIFKPLLSPIVTPDKLELPPLRELIEWCDSVGYFLKQICTTKGDLVKAELILQLEDNQLVKEGCGPNRKIAKGQAALLLLKDLEERGILSKRPKEEKDDVSCTSLPSSDGICCLKNEGTDLKFNKKQKIIQVNPGPESGDPQGFDSDRLNIPVLPPIDMKKGGPRSSLFALCKRLQWPMPTFHTTERKSRSQMVIGEGSEQRTGFNSFESDITLIIPNSATIVVKGDQRADKKSSFDSAALTMLYELQQQKRIVIRAQ